The nucleotide window CTGACCTGCCTTTACATTAATGTAGCTATGGTTTGGCGTCTGCCCGTGTCGAAGATAACTGCGATTCTCCATGGACTAATGACAACCACATCGAGAGCAATGTTCTCCCACAATCTGGATGCAGTGTGACGGCTAAACAAGGCAATGACGTCTATGACGATCTTTGGGATGAAAACACAGACATTGCCAATCAAACACTCAAGACTGACTTTCTACAACAAATGCAGAGTGGAGCCCTTCAAGCTGAACGCTATGTAAACTTCACTCTGCAGGACATCTACTACCTCCAGAAAGTGACTGAGATGCTGTGGGAGATGAAGAACAAGGTCAAAGAACCTAAAGACATGAGTGATTTCATGAGTGGTAGATACAATAGCTACAATAAttttttggtttcctgtctCAAACAGTTTCACATCAAGGTAAGAGCTGACATGTTGCAATAGAAACCTGTGAATACAGAAGCTGTCCATTTTTCTTAATTACATTGTACCTTCTACAGGATCCATCTTCTGTGACACCCATACCGGCCATGGAGAAGTATTTGAGCACCTACAAAGAAGTGATGGCTGACAGAGATCCTGTGTACTTCGCTGTAGCTCTCCTGCCCTGCTCCAGACTCTGGCCCTGGTTGGCAAAAAACCTGAACATAACCAAAACCAATGCGTACTATACATGGAAAGAAAGTAATTCAGGTGGCCATCCAGAGACGCATTTCAGACTCATTCTGGACAGGTACCTAAACACAACGGAGAAGATCCAGAATGCTGAGAGAATTTTCCGCAAGCAAATGCAGAATGAGCATgacttttttaactcatcttaaGCAGATTACTGACTGGGGGAGGCCAGACAATGCTTTCTGAAACATAAGTTGTGCAGGATCTTAGGTCGGCAGGTTCACACATTCAATAGATAAACAAGCCACACAAATGCAAAAGTGCCTCTGTGATATGAAAACGGTTTAAAAAGTGACATTAAACATATTtagattttaaagcattttgcaGTAGTACATTTTGAACTTTATTAATCCCAGGGAAAATTGACACTCTGCAAAATTgacaaaatatacataaataggtaagaaaaaataattcactgtgtttaattaaacataCAAAACCAGATTTCAGTGTTGGGTATCCTCAATCCTGATTGGTCATCTGTGGATATGATGCTCTCTTCCCCAAAATAAAATGGAGGTGCTTCCTCCTACAGTGTTTTAAatgacactgtccactcacCTGCCCTCTAGGCATATATTCCAACTCATGACCAGGTTCCCCTCTCTTTGAATGGGGAGACACAGACACTTatatctacatttacatttcaaaacCATATTTTTCAaagtcacatttgaaataagTTGTACATTGTAATAAATCTGTGAAACTGATTCATACAGTTtgctttaaaagaaaacaaaataaacaaaaagcacCAAGAGATAGATATACTAGAAAACTGAGaacctctcctcctcctttattCCGTTTCTGTCAACAGAAGAATGACAAGAAGCACATTTGATAGTTTGAAAAAGCTCTGTCTGGACAAACCTATTTCTGTGTCCTTTTCCCCTCTTGTTTCTTTCCTGAGATTTTTGTATTTACAGTTACCTGCTTCTGGTGTTTTCTCCTGACAAGTGCTGCTGACAGTGCTGACACAGaggattatgggaaatgtaaggcagcaaacaaaaaaaatctactcTGCCTTCAAAAATTAGCCACAGAATggaagcattttttttatttgagttaCCACAACAGTTAATGAGCGGTCAACCGGTTAATCCATTGAAGAGAAGTCCAAAACTTTCAAGTACTGCCAATCCACTTTCTTCCAGCAGGGGGCGCAAAAGCATTATGAAACCATGTTTTGCGAGCCCCACAGAGGATCACTGTGAAGTAGTGTTCTTTCTGTGTAATGTGTTATTCTTCAGCACACAGAGCAACATCAAAACAAAACGTTGTCATTGTCATGTAGGACTCTTGTTAAGTCAATCCAGGAGTTTAGGTTTCATTTCCATGGCATTAGCTCTTCCTAAAGCATTAAGCAGAACGTTTTAATTTTCAGTGACTGAAGAGAACTCATCAAACTAATATTCCCAGGTTCTCCCTGTTCTTTCCTCATCGTTCAAAGCCCCGTGCCTTTATTCCGGGTTCAGTCATTGCTCATGTTAGCATTTCTGTTTGTgcttgatgtttgtttgttaagtTTCAGTTAAGCCTTCATGATTTTGGTTTGGTTTCATATTTACCAGTCTATGTTTagttttcattttctgttttctgcaaatacattttcaatcaatcaatcaatcaaattttatttatatagcgcttttcacaacaaaaagtcgtcacaaagcagctttacagagatccgggtccaagcctcctatgagcaagccaggggcaacagtggcaaggaacaactccctcagcacacgaggaagaaaccttggaaggaaccaagactcatacggggaacccatcctcctcgggtcgacaccggagacacaacagagaacagaagtaaaagtgaaggggttatagtaatataaatgtagtatattagtgatgatggagaagcagaaatgaaaatggtgaggatgatgatattagtgatgtatgagtctgatgaaggaggaggtgatcagggattcagtgtgagttaaaattaggtgcagagttaatctgagataaaacagcatggccaagcatgatagtgtagatgagacaaggccaggatcttgtacaggacacaggggctggatcagggcaacacctggagatcagcaggacatctcaaagcatgagagagagacaggagaaagaaagccagacaaagggaacaaataaaaacacagaggttagtagggtcatggtaaagaacggggaaatttgtcctgcgaaaaaagcttccactggtcaggcaagagaacccagcgacagacagcgtgttggcggttactacacagctaactaagaatgctgtagctatggtgatatgacagggttaacacagaacagtgataatatgaaaaccagcccgaacaccaatagagaaggagtaacctgaaggtgagtgattaaccaaaagcttgtttgaaaaggtaggtttttaatctagatttaaagattgagagtgtgtctgagccccgaacagtaaccggaaggctattccagagttgaggagctttgtgagaaaaggctcttcctcctgctgtgtttttcttaatgcgaggaacaaagagtagatgggcatcctgtgaacgaagtgtacgtgacgggcgataaggtatgagaagttcagtaagatactgcgggcctaaaccatttagagatttataagctaagaggagtattttatagtcaatgcgaaattttacaggtagccagtgtagggacgagagaactggggtgatatgttcgaattttctagctctagtgagcaccctggctgctgcattttgaactaactgaagcttgtgtaacgctttgcacgagctccctgccaggagcgcattgcagtagtctagacgtgaagttataaaagcatgcactagtttctctgcatcttttaatgataaaatatgccgaattttggcaatattgcgtaggtggaagaaggcggttttgactgtattggatatgtgggtatcaaatgtgagagtcgaatcaaaggctacccctaagtttttaatgatggcattgtgttttactgttgaattatcaatagcagcatttctgagtgaatgtatctgagtatctttacctagtaacaagacctcagttttatcagaatttaacatgagaaagttttgcatcatccagtctttaatttcagttagacattctgttattttatgtagacaagcaacatcattgggtttggctgatatatacagttgtgtgtcatcagcataacagtggaattgaatcccatgcttacggattagtcgacccagtggcagcatgtagagtgtgaacaatacagggccgagcactgatccttgtggaacaccatatttaactaaagtatgattagaggatttattattcagataaacaaattggtaacgatcggataaataagatctgaaccaagagagggcagatccttttattcctaccagattttccagcctatcaagaagcatcacatgatctactgtatcaaatgctgcactaaggtcaagcagcaccagaatagatatatagcccttatcatgtgaaaggagtaagtcattagttactcttgttagagccgtttctgtgctgtgatttggtctaaatccagactgaaaaatgtcatgaatgtcattgttttgtagataagagcacaactgctgtgacacgactttttctagaatcttagcaataaaagggaggtttgatattggcctgtagtttgcgagtacgagagggtcaagattgggttttttaataattggtttgattaccgctagtttcagaggttttggtacatatccaatgttgagggatgagtttattattgtgagcaatggtctaatgactttaggtaaaatttgtttaaataattgtgttggtacaggatccagtaagcatgtagttgatttagatgagctaattaaactaagcaagtcattttcatcgacagaattcaagtagtctaagtgcacctcagagctggcggggggttcatctacgggagccgatgtgactttggactgattttggattttgaggcgaatgcaatcaattttatcattaaaaaacatcataaagtcattgctacagaaatcagagggaacaatggggttgatttcctttttgtttccaattagatttgatacagtgctaaaaaggaatctagggttgtctttgttgttttctataagggaagagatgtactgtgatttggctttagataaggcatgtttgtagtcggtgaggctgtgctgccatgcaattcggaaacattctagttttgtgtgtctccatttacgttcacacacacacacacactcccacctacggacacttttgagtcgccaatccacctaccaatgtgtgtttttggactgggaggaaaccggagcacccagaggaaatccacccagacacagggagaacacaccacactcctcacagacagtcacccggaggaaacccacacagacacagggagaacacaccacactcctcacagacagtcaccctgaggaaacccacgcagacacagggagaacacaccacactcctcacagacagtcacccggaggaaacccacgcagacgcagggagaacacaccacactcctcacagacagtcacgcggaggaaacccacgcagacacacggagaacacaccacactcctcacagacagtcagccggaggaaacccactcagacacagggagaacacaccactctcctcacagacagtcacccggaggaaacccacgcagacacagggagaacacaccacactcctcacagacagtcacccggaagaaacccacgcagacgcaggaagaacacaccacactcctcacagacagtcacgcggaggaaacccacgcagacacagggagaacacaccacactcctcacagacagtttcacaaatgCATCCAGCCTCGTCGTCTCTTTATATGTGAAAGaattgtaaaaacaaagaaagctcAATGATTACAGTCTGGCAAACACTTTGGattacataaataatataaaataacttATATTCATCCAAGGgaagttttaaaaatacagtgtcAGTCCCCACACAGCATCAAGCGGTGAGTGTTTTTAAACTCTTTATCCTCCTTCACTGGGAAAAGATTTAATGTCAGCTCTCAATGAAATTCAGACACTTTTCAATGCCATTAACTGGATCTAGTTGTTTTTATCATAATTTCTGCAAGTTATCATCATGGCaacttttcatgattttcatttAGTGATACACAACTCAGGTCTCTCTGGAGTTGACTCTGACAGGACTCTGAACTCCACTTGATTTAAACCAAGACAGCACCACAGCTagagatattcattcattcattgtctgtaagcgcttatcaagttcagggttgcaaTGGGTCCAGTGTCTACcccgaatcactgggcgcaaggcagggatacaccctggagagttcaccagtccttcacagggagacacacacacaaacctacagacacttatgagtcaccaatccacctaccaacgtgtgtttttggaccgtgggaggaaaccggagcacccggaggaaacccacccagacacagggagaacacaccacactcctcacagacagtcacccggaggaaacccacgcagacacagggagaacacaccacactcctcacagacagtcacccggcgaaAACCCACTCACCCgactcctccgggtgactgtctgtgaggagagtggtgtgttctccctgtgtctgagtgggtttcctccggctgactgtctgtgaggagtgtggtgtgttctccctgtgtctgcgtgggtttcctccgcgtgactgtctgtgaggagtgtggtgtgttctccctgcgtctgcgtgggtttcctccgggtgactgtctgtgaggagtgtggtgtgttctccctgtgtctgcgtgggtttcctccgggtgactgtctgtgaggagagtggtgtgttctccctgtgtctgagtgggtttcctccggctgactgtctgtgaggagtgtggtgtgttctccctgtgtctgcgtgggtttcctccgcgtgactgtctgtgaggagtgtggtgtgttctccctgcgtctgcgtgggtttcctccgggttactgtctgtgaggagtgtggtgtgttctccctgtgtctgcgtgggtttcctcagggtgactgtctgtgaggagtgtggtgtgttctccctgtgtctgggtgggtttcctctgggtgctccggtttcctcccagtccaaaaacacacgttggtaggtggattggcgactcaaaagtgtccgtaggtgggagtgtgtgtgtgtgtgttggcctgtgaaggactggcgccccctccagggtgtattcctgtcttgcgcccaatgactccaggtaggctctggacccaccgcgaccccgaactggataagtggttagagacaatgaacgaatgaatgaatgaataataaaatcaaatgaAGTTTCACTCAGTAAGCCAACAGTTGTTTCCCTAATACAACTTGTTACACAGTTACAGGCCAATTTATTTTGTTACTCATACGGTCAGCTACTTAATGTGAATTATTTCAATATAAAAGAGTTTATGGTGTGTAATCACCACATGTGTTTGTTGAAGGGTGTCCAGCAGACTCCGTGCTGTTCTGTTCTTGTTCCCAGTACAGATGCTGTGTGTGCTAGGTTCCTTGGACATTAAAATAGGAATTTCTAAGCCCTCAATCATCCAAGTATCCCAggaattttaaaatacattaatatttgaCACACTAAAACATTAAAGGATTATTCTCTAAAATATAGTAGAGGTGCTGTGAGTAAGtgtgaagaacaatgtttgttTTCAGATGTTATCCTTGATCGTATTGGTTTGTTAAAtcaaatacattcattaatCTCTGTAAACATATTACACGATAACCACGTATAATACTtgactgccacgaggagagattgtCAATGGGTTAAAtcaacacattaacacagaaATCACTGCTTATTCTAATAATGTCTTTTGCCTTTGTTCAAATGTTAAGGGTTTTAACTTTTCAGATAAATAAGgatttaaatctcattttctcaggtgcctaaacTTTTGTACAGTATTGTGTAACTCTAAACTGTCTAATGCCTCACAATAAACACCCGTAAGAGAGCAACaaactgaatgaaaataaaatatcctGATTTGAATGCACTTCAAtacaatgttgtttttgtttgattagAGATGTTGAAGGTTTTTGCTGGGATTCCTCAGTACGAGCACTTCCTTATATTGTGTggtttttaaacactctgtcCTCTCTGTGAGACTCTCtaacctcgttggtccaccttgtagatgtaaggtcagagacagcagcttgTGCTGTACTTCAGCTCGTCTTCTAGCCCTtgatcagtggacacaggatgctgttgtctGGGTGTTTTTGTTAGTGGATAATTCCCTGGCCAACAGTGACACTACAAGgtttaaaaactacagcagGACTGgcctgctgtgtcttatccactcacaccagaacaacacacactaacacacaaccagcATTAAGAATGTTGATTGGAGGCAGAATTcccttggttcctctcaaggttttTATTtgtctacggacacttttgagtcgccaatccaccagggagaacacaccacactcctcacagacagtcactcggaggaaacacacgcagacacagagagaacacaccacactcctcacagacagtcacccggaggaaacacacgcagacacagggagaacacaccacactcctcacagacagtcacccggaggaaacccacacagacaaagggagaacacaccacactcctcacagacagtcacccggaggaaacccacgcagacacagggagaacacaccacactcctcacagacagtcacccggaggaaacccacgcagacacagggagaacacgccacactcctgtgatggaaatttgtttatataaatgattcataatcaatagagatatttaatcagcaatggccacgcatgtttgtgtaaactgaaattgttttattcctaattctctgtgtgagaccgcagacttgtgtgtgtgtgtgtgtgtttcaaataacatattgacacctccctttgtctccagaccaaGGAGATAGAGGGGGAGGCACATGccacgtctggaaaggtgttagaaatacaggagatGGGGGAAATAAATGGTGGGAAACTCTGAGTTTTGGGAACAGGATACAGTAAAAgatgactgaaatgtaaaagagcgaacagatggtgtacttcaaagggttttccatgtataaaaagacactgatcaaaaatggtcagcagagaggtgaaaaacagcgttgcgcgcacgtccctctctcacttctcacagacagtcacccggaggaaacccacgcagacacggagaacacaccgcactcctcacagaccgtcacccggaggaaacccacgcagacacggagaacacaccgcactcctcacagaccgtcacctggaggaaacccacacagacacagggaaaacacaccacactcctcacagacagtctagaacccacaacctccaggtccctggagctgtgtgactgcaacaccacctgctgcCCCTGAACATTACAGTATTCCTGAattgtttacacatttacatgGAGAGAGAAATCTAACCCACCATGCTGTCATTAGTCGAAGTAAGATGTTAACATTCAGAATATGTTTTGAAATACTTGTATTTTCAGTTGTTAAGAAAAatttaagataaaaaaacagaggaaaacagGCATATGAGATACGTTCTCTTCATTGAGATGAACACAGATGAAAGAGAGGAGGAAGTGGAGGGTTTGGGAAACGAACACGGTTACAGTTACCATAGCAATAGTCCTAAATACC belongs to Hoplias malabaricus isolate fHopMal1 chromosome 9, fHopMal1.hap1, whole genome shotgun sequence and includes:
- the LOC136707843 gene encoding uncharacterized protein, with product MKSAVLSVLLFEFVLSYGLASARVEDNCDSPWTNDNHIESNVLPQSGCSVTAKQGNDVYDDLWDENTDIANQTLKTDFLQQMQSGALQAERYVNFTLQDIYYLQKVTEMLWEMKNKVKEPKDMSDFMSGRYNSYNNFLVSCLKQFHIKDPSSVTPIPAMEKYLSTYKEVMADRDPVYFAVALLPCSRLWPWLAKNLNITKTNAYYTWKESNSGGHPETHFRLILDRYLNTTEKIQNAERIFRKQMQNEHDFFNSS